Proteins encoded within one genomic window of Pseudalkalibacillus sp. SCS-8:
- a CDS encoding alpha/beta-type small acid-soluble spore protein, with the protein MAQNNSNQLVVPGAQAALDQMKTEIASEFGVQLGPDTTSRANGSVGGEITKRLVQQAQSQLGGR; encoded by the coding sequence ATGGCTCAAAACAACAGCAATCAATTAGTAGTACCTGGTGCTCAAGCAGCATTGGATCAAATGAAGACTGAAATCGCTTCTGAATTTGGAGTACAACTAGGACCAGACACAACTTCTCGTGCTAACGGATCAGTTGGTGGAGAAATCACTAAGCGTCTTGTTCAACAAGCTCAATCACAGCTTGGTGGAAGATAA
- a CDS encoding zinc dependent phospholipase C family protein has product MPNVWTHILFGERVLDKTGIIELTEETTPYFNFGTQGPDPFFYHNFWPWKSSKVTEVGDRIHHASCGAFLLELINYTKEHLQDERLVAFTTGFITHHILDRNTHPYINYRSGTEDNRHQKLEIIIDTLLMKRFKSIETWKTPVYKELAIGKTLHKPIETMLEKAVDTIFPDLHKEMPSGYVQQSYQHMQKALKVLYDPSGWKNKLLKHRIHPFSYQKEIAPADYLNEEKTAWYHPAQPDERHEETFLELMEQAEEEGVSLLQDLGAYWFKDDNEAFENLKEKLGNICYDTGKDLALGLENRHFDPIL; this is encoded by the coding sequence ATGCCTAACGTTTGGACACACATTCTTTTCGGTGAACGCGTATTAGACAAGACGGGGATCATTGAACTGACGGAAGAGACCACGCCCTATTTCAACTTCGGAACCCAGGGACCGGATCCATTCTTTTATCATAATTTCTGGCCCTGGAAATCTTCTAAAGTTACAGAAGTCGGAGATCGGATCCATCACGCTTCATGCGGCGCTTTTCTGCTTGAATTGATCAACTATACGAAAGAACATCTCCAGGATGAACGATTAGTCGCTTTTACGACAGGTTTCATCACCCATCATATCCTTGATCGGAACACGCACCCTTATATCAATTACCGTTCAGGGACGGAAGACAATCGACATCAGAAGCTTGAAATCATCATCGACACCTTGTTGATGAAACGATTCAAGTCCATAGAAACCTGGAAAACCCCGGTTTATAAAGAACTGGCGATTGGTAAGACCTTGCACAAGCCGATCGAAACCATGCTCGAAAAAGCGGTAGATACGATCTTCCCAGACTTACATAAAGAAATGCCATCCGGATATGTACAACAATCTTATCAGCATATGCAAAAAGCCCTGAAAGTCCTTTATGATCCCTCCGGCTGGAAAAATAAACTGTTGAAGCACCGTATTCATCCATTTTCTTATCAAAAAGAGATTGCACCAGCCGATTATTTGAACGAGGAAAAAACCGCCTGGTACCACCCAGCACAGCCAGATGAGCGTCATGAAGAAACGTTCCTGGAATTGATGGAGCAGGCTGAGGAAGAAGGCGTTTCACTTTTACAAGACCTGGGCGCCTATTGGTTTAAGGATGACAACGAGGCATTTGAAAACTTGAAAGAAAAACTCGGAAACATCTGTTATGATACCGGAAAAGACCTTGCTCTCGGCTTAGAGAATAGACACTTTGATCCGATATTATAG
- a CDS encoding ABC transporter ATP-binding protein encodes MSVGRRLVDYALRYKKMIIFALAMLTVAITAELTGPFIAKKMIDNHILGIENPWIQVEEPGEDTVEYKGEHYVRTAYFEGDASAYPEVRILQVEREYYFIDEAVAFDGKRSIEGNTLVIKKGDQTATYGAEKLTTDHLLAFYRPEVKWLIYLSAFYLGLLLVSAFFTYWQKYLLQKSANRIIQDMRTDVFGQIQRLPVNYFDNLPAGKVVSRITNDTEAIRELYVTVLAQFFTGIIYIIGILTALFFLDARLALICSVIIPIMFVWIIMYRKYASNYNHLIRQRLSDLNAMINESIQGMPIIQAFRRQKQTTQEFEAINEEYFQHRNKLLSLDALMSHNLVGLLRNVAFVVLIWYFGGASLTATTAVTVGVLYAFVDYLNRLFQPITGIVTQLANLEQALVSGERVFKLLDREGEDVSDTTVPRYDGNVVFDDVTFAYKEDEYVLKNISFEAKQGETVALVGHTGSGKSSIMNLLFRFYDIEHGKIMIDGQDIQKMTRQDLRKHMGIVLQDPFLFSGTIASNVSLDDPSITREQVEKALKDVGAEPFIQQLPKGYDEPVIEKGSTLSAGQRQLISFARALAYNPAILILDEATANIDTETEAIIQKALDVLKKGRTTFIIAHRLSTIKNADQILVLDRGRIVERGSHDELMEVKGKYYQMYQMQQGTKQSQAV; translated from the coding sequence ATGAGCGTAGGTAGAAGATTGGTTGATTACGCATTGCGATATAAAAAGATGATCATATTTGCGCTTGCGATGTTGACGGTTGCAATTACGGCTGAATTGACCGGCCCGTTCATCGCAAAGAAAATGATCGATAATCATATTCTCGGGATTGAAAACCCTTGGATCCAAGTAGAGGAGCCAGGTGAAGATACCGTTGAGTATAAAGGAGAGCATTATGTCCGGACCGCTTATTTTGAAGGGGATGCATCAGCATATCCTGAGGTCCGGATCCTCCAGGTGGAACGTGAGTATTATTTTATTGATGAAGCCGTTGCCTTTGATGGAAAACGTTCGATTGAAGGAAATACGCTTGTTATCAAGAAAGGCGATCAGACCGCTACTTATGGTGCAGAAAAATTGACCACGGACCATTTGTTAGCGTTCTATCGTCCTGAAGTGAAATGGCTCATCTATTTGAGTGCATTTTATCTAGGCTTGTTGCTCGTATCCGCTTTCTTCACATATTGGCAAAAATACTTGCTGCAAAAGTCAGCGAACAGGATCATACAGGATATGAGAACGGATGTCTTTGGTCAGATTCAAAGGTTGCCTGTGAATTACTTTGATAACCTTCCAGCAGGGAAAGTCGTCTCAAGGATCACCAATGATACGGAAGCGATTCGGGAGCTGTACGTCACGGTATTGGCGCAGTTTTTCACCGGAATCATTTATATCATAGGGATCTTGACGGCACTCTTTTTCCTGGATGCCCGGCTAGCGTTGATTTGCTCGGTCATCATCCCGATCATGTTCGTTTGGATCATCATGTATCGGAAATATGCATCGAATTATAATCACCTGATCCGTCAACGCCTTAGTGATTTGAATGCGATGATCAACGAATCGATTCAAGGGATGCCGATCATTCAAGCTTTTCGTAGACAGAAGCAAACAACTCAAGAGTTTGAAGCGATCAATGAAGAATATTTTCAACATCGGAATAAGCTGTTGAGCTTGGATGCTCTCATGTCCCATAATCTAGTCGGCTTACTTCGAAATGTGGCATTCGTTGTGCTGATCTGGTATTTCGGTGGTGCCTCTCTTACGGCTACAACCGCAGTAACTGTCGGTGTGCTTTATGCATTCGTCGATTATCTAAACCGTTTGTTCCAGCCGATAACAGGTATCGTGACACAGCTTGCGAACCTAGAGCAGGCGCTTGTTTCAGGAGAGCGCGTATTCAAGCTCCTTGACCGTGAAGGGGAGGATGTTTCTGACACCACTGTTCCAAGGTACGATGGGAACGTCGTTTTTGATGATGTGACCTTCGCGTATAAAGAGGACGAATACGTGTTGAAAAACATTTCCTTTGAAGCGAAGCAAGGTGAGACGGTCGCATTGGTCGGTCATACCGGATCCGGAAAAAGCTCGATCATGAATTTGTTGTTCCGTTTTTATGACATTGAACATGGGAAGATCATGATTGACGGTCAGGATATCCAGAAGATGACCCGACAGGACTTGAGAAAACATATGGGCATCGTCCTTCAGGATCCATTCCTGTTCTCGGGTACGATTGCGTCCAATGTAAGCCTGGATGATCCGTCCATCACGCGTGAGCAAGTTGAAAAAGCACTGAAGGATGTCGGTGCTGAGCCGTTCATTCAACAGCTTCCGAAAGGCTATGATGAGCCTGTCATCGAGAAAGGGAGCACATTGTCAGCTGGCCAGCGGCAGTTGATTTCTTTCGCAAGAGCACTTGCTTACAATCCAGCGATATTAATCTTGGATGAAGCGACTGCGAATATTGACACTGAAACGGAAGCGATCATCCAGAAGGCTCTCGACGTGTTGAAGAAAGGGCGAACGACATTCATCATTGCCCATCGTCTTTCAACGATCAAAAATGCCGATCAGATACTCGTCCTAGACCGCGGACGAATCGTGGAGCGAGGCTCACACGATGAATTAATGGAAGTGAAAGGTAAGTACTATCAGATGTACCAGATGCAACAAGGAACAAAACAATCTCAAGCTGTTTGA
- a CDS encoding MFS transporter has protein sequence MKKKEVYAWTMYDWANSAFATTIMAAVLPIFYYDVAAKNLDKTTATAYWGYSQSIAVLLVALLAPILGAIADHSSSKKKFLRFFAYMGIIASILLAFVGEGDYILASVLLIFGTIGFSGGNAFYDAFLPEIAPKDEIDRISARGYAFGYIGGGLLLLVNLMMIMNPSWFFLPNSLIATQLSFVTVGIWWFVFSLPLFKHVKDRKHEQPPLKGSYVAIGFKRVKTTFKEINQFKQLLLFLVAFWLFNDGISTIIKMATIYGRDIGIGSNDLIAALLITQFVGIPFAFLFGFLAKKIQAKRALYIALWTYVVIVMLGYFMETAVHFYALAIMVGFVQGGAQALSRSIFGSMVPDHKHAEFFGFYGISAKFSAIFGPFVFGIVGQLTGSTRMGIISLVLFFLAGIFLLSRVDVEKGKKEATTASQELMM, from the coding sequence ATGAAGAAAAAAGAGGTCTATGCATGGACGATGTACGATTGGGCGAATTCAGCCTTTGCGACGACGATCATGGCTGCGGTGCTGCCGATCTTTTATTATGATGTTGCAGCAAAGAATCTTGATAAGACGACAGCAACGGCCTACTGGGGGTATTCGCAATCAATCGCTGTATTGCTTGTTGCATTACTGGCTCCGATCTTAGGTGCAATTGCCGATCATTCGAGCTCCAAAAAGAAATTTCTACGCTTTTTCGCGTACATGGGGATCATCGCAAGTATCCTACTTGCTTTTGTTGGAGAGGGAGACTATATCCTTGCCTCGGTATTATTAATTTTCGGGACGATCGGTTTTTCAGGAGGAAATGCCTTTTATGATGCGTTTCTGCCAGAGATCGCACCAAAGGATGAGATCGATCGGATCTCTGCACGTGGATATGCGTTTGGTTACATAGGAGGAGGACTCCTTTTACTTGTCAATCTGATGATGATCATGAACCCTTCATGGTTCTTCCTCCCGAATTCATTGATTGCGACGCAGCTCTCGTTCGTCACTGTCGGAATATGGTGGTTCGTCTTCTCGCTTCCATTATTCAAGCACGTCAAAGACCGGAAGCATGAACAACCACCACTGAAGGGGTCATATGTTGCGATTGGCTTCAAACGGGTGAAGACGACCTTCAAAGAAATCAATCAGTTCAAACAGCTCTTACTTTTTCTCGTGGCTTTCTGGTTGTTCAATGATGGAATCTCAACGATCATCAAGATGGCAACGATCTATGGGCGTGATATCGGAATTGGATCGAACGATTTGATTGCTGCCTTATTGATTACTCAATTCGTCGGCATACCTTTCGCCTTTTTGTTCGGTTTCCTCGCGAAGAAGATTCAAGCGAAACGCGCGTTATACATCGCACTATGGACGTATGTCGTCATTGTCATGCTCGGCTACTTCATGGAAACGGCCGTCCACTTTTACGCTCTGGCAATCATGGTCGGCTTTGTTCAGGGTGGGGCACAGGCCTTGAGCCGATCCATTTTCGGCAGTATGGTACCTGACCACAAGCATGCTGAATTCTTTGGATTTTATGGAATTTCCGCAAAGTTCTCTGCTATTTTTGGTCCGTTCGTGTTTGGAATCGTCGGACAGTTAACGGGATCAACTCGCATGGGAATCATATCGTTGGTCTTGTTCTTCCTTGCAGGCATTTTCTTATTATCAAGAGTGGATGTAGAAAAAGGAAAGAAAGAGGCGACCACAGCGAGTCAAGAATTGATGATGTAA
- a CDS encoding DUF2087 domain-containing protein: MSGQDVFWEANIEELKQGYRYEELNEQYVCLICNKTYQKGYIYPCTEERLMEAERAIQAHIVNEHGSMLDYLLNMNKKYTGLTDAQRNILAGTKEGRSDKELAKQIDVGSTSTIRTHRFKLREKEKQARVFLAIMELMKNSIPKEKDEFVQIHKGATQVDERYAVTTQEREKVLTTYFKKGLDGPLSQFPSKEKRKIIVLQQIASRFDPEKVYKEKEINDVLKPIIEDYVTIRRYLIEYGFLDRNKDCSEYWIKK; encoded by the coding sequence ATGTCTGGTCAAGATGTGTTTTGGGAAGCAAATATCGAAGAGCTGAAGCAAGGTTATCGATACGAGGAATTGAATGAGCAATACGTTTGTCTGATATGCAATAAAACCTATCAAAAGGGCTACATATATCCGTGTACAGAGGAAAGGCTGATGGAGGCTGAACGGGCAATCCAAGCTCATATCGTGAATGAACACGGTTCAATGCTTGATTACCTGCTGAACATGAATAAAAAGTATACAGGTCTTACCGATGCGCAAAGGAATATTCTCGCTGGAACGAAAGAAGGAAGATCGGACAAAGAACTTGCCAAGCAAATTGATGTTGGAAGTACATCGACGATCCGGACCCACCGTTTCAAGCTGAGGGAAAAAGAAAAGCAAGCAAGGGTATTCCTTGCGATCATGGAGCTGATGAAAAATTCAATTCCAAAGGAAAAGGATGAATTTGTCCAAATTCATAAGGGGGCGACGCAAGTGGACGAACGGTATGCTGTCACAACGCAAGAACGGGAGAAGGTTTTAACGACTTATTTTAAAAAAGGATTGGATGGTCCGTTATCACAGTTTCCAAGCAAGGAAAAACGCAAAATCATCGTCCTTCAGCAAATTGCAAGTCGTTTTGACCCGGAGAAAGTGTATAAGGAAAAGGAAATAAACGATGTGCTGAAACCGATCATCGAGGATTATGTCACGATCAGGCGCTACCTGATCGAATATGGATTTCTCGATCGGAACAAAGATTGCAGTGAATATTGGATAAAAAAATAA
- a CDS encoding TrkH family potassium uptake protein, producing MKKNRRYRKIRLTSVQLIILFYLGAVVMATSLLSLPYAHRDGMEWSFIDALFTAVSAISVTGLTVVNTAETFNEFGYFLLAFVLQFGGIGIMTLGTFIWLLVGKRIGLRERQLIMTDQNLSTLQGLVRLMIQILYLILLIEAIGTVILGVYFLNYFDTWQEAFMQGFFAAVSATTNGGFDITGRSLHPFAADYFVQFINILLMILGAIGFPVLLEVKEYIASKKGKYQFSLFTKLTTVTFFFLVVLGTFLIILLEFNLFYEDKKWHQILFYSLFQSVTTRSGGLSTMDINLFSEPTQLLMSALMFIGASPSSVGGGIRTTTFAIVVLAIISFAKGNQTIKVFKRELLVEDVQKAFVVLSVAFMMFGTSVIILMFTESAPLMTVIFEVASAFGTCGLSMGLTPDLSTPGKVLVILLMFIGRVGILSFLFIIRGKIVKETYRYPKEQVIIG from the coding sequence ATGAAAAAAAATCGACGTTATCGTAAAATACGCTTAACATCCGTACAATTGATCATCTTGTTTTATTTAGGGGCTGTCGTCATGGCAACCTCCTTATTAAGCTTGCCATACGCCCATAGGGATGGAATGGAGTGGTCGTTCATCGATGCCTTGTTCACAGCTGTAAGTGCGATCAGTGTGACGGGTCTGACCGTCGTGAATACAGCGGAAACCTTCAATGAATTCGGTTACTTCCTGTTGGCTTTCGTCTTGCAATTCGGTGGTATCGGCATCATGACGCTCGGTACATTCATCTGGCTATTGGTCGGGAAACGGATCGGTCTGAGGGAAAGGCAATTGATCATGACAGACCAGAACCTTTCAACACTTCAAGGTCTTGTCCGATTGATGATTCAAATTCTCTATCTGATCTTACTTATTGAAGCAATCGGTACAGTGATCCTCGGGGTCTACTTCCTAAATTACTTCGATACATGGCAGGAGGCCTTCATGCAAGGTTTCTTCGCAGCTGTCAGTGCCACGACGAATGGTGGTTTCGACATTACCGGTCGGTCACTTCATCCTTTTGCTGCAGATTATTTCGTCCAATTCATCAACATTCTATTGATGATCCTTGGAGCAATCGGGTTCCCAGTGTTATTGGAGGTAAAAGAGTATATCGCCTCCAAGAAAGGGAAGTATCAATTCTCTTTGTTCACGAAGCTGACGACGGTTACGTTCTTTTTCCTGGTCGTTCTGGGGACATTTTTAATCATTTTACTCGAATTCAACCTGTTTTATGAAGATAAAAAATGGCATCAAATCTTGTTCTATTCCTTGTTCCAATCTGTTACGACCCGGAGTGGCGGATTGTCGACGATGGATATCAACCTGTTTTCAGAGCCGACCCAGTTGCTCATGTCTGCTTTAATGTTCATTGGTGCCTCCCCAAGCTCCGTCGGTGGAGGGATCCGTACGACGACGTTCGCCATTGTCGTATTGGCGATCATATCGTTCGCAAAAGGGAATCAGACCATTAAAGTCTTTAAACGTGAGCTTTTGGTGGAAGATGTCCAAAAGGCGTTTGTCGTACTGAGTGTCGCTTTCATGATGTTCGGTACTTCAGTCATCATACTGATGTTTACAGAGTCAGCACCATTGATGACGGTCATTTTCGAGGTTGCCTCTGCGTTCGGTACCTGCGGGTTATCCATGGGACTGACGCCGGATTTGAGTACACCTGGAAAGGTCCTCGTCATTTTGCTCATGTTCATCGGTCGAGTAGGAATCTTATCCTTCCTGTTCATCATCCGAGGAAAGATCGTCAAAGAAACGTATCGCTATCCAAAAGAACAAGTCATTATCGGTTAA
- the asd gene encoding archaetidylserine decarboxylase (Phosphatidylserine decarboxylase is synthesized as a single chain precursor. Generation of the pyruvoyl active site from a Ser is coupled to cleavage of a Gly-Ser bond between the larger (beta) and smaller (alpha chains). It is an integral membrane protein.) yields the protein MNVMMKYVLKCLPHHAITNLVSLFMKSKISRFAIPAYVKWYNIDLSHVEKPVEQYRSLNEFFKRKLIPYARPIDQNNDTFISPADGLIKQVGRIDNGQIIQAKGVSYSVDQLLADEERAKFFQNGTYMTIYLSPKDYHRIHAPIDGTITDFSYIPGRLYPVNDHGVESIEGVYSKNERLTTFMRTPVGQVAVVKVGALIVGSVQLAYKKQIERVHKGKQYAEALEGSPFIHKGTEMGHFEFGSTVILLFEEDQIDLLQSIQPGTDIKVGEPIGYKMEQLKRKVE from the coding sequence ATGAATGTAATGATGAAATACGTATTAAAGTGCCTGCCACACCATGCAATCACAAATCTGGTCAGTTTGTTCATGAAGTCGAAAATAAGCCGTTTTGCGATTCCCGCTTATGTAAAGTGGTACAACATCGATTTGTCACACGTCGAAAAACCGGTTGAACAATATAGAAGCCTTAACGAGTTTTTTAAGCGGAAACTTATACCATATGCAAGACCCATTGATCAAAATAACGATACCTTCATTAGCCCTGCCGATGGTCTAATCAAGCAGGTCGGACGTATTGATAATGGCCAAATCATACAGGCAAAGGGTGTCTCCTATTCGGTTGACCAATTGCTTGCCGATGAAGAAAGAGCAAAATTCTTTCAGAATGGCACATACATGACGATTTATCTGAGTCCGAAAGATTATCATCGTATCCATGCTCCGATTGATGGTACAATTACCGACTTCTCCTATATCCCAGGACGCCTCTACCCTGTGAATGACCATGGTGTAGAGTCGATTGAAGGCGTTTATTCAAAAAACGAACGTTTGACAACCTTCATGCGTACACCAGTGGGACAAGTCGCAGTCGTAAAGGTCGGAGCTTTGATCGTCGGGAGTGTTCAATTAGCTTACAAAAAACAGATTGAACGTGTCCATAAAGGGAAGCAGTATGCAGAAGCATTAGAGGGCTCTCCCTTTATTCATAAGGGAACAGAAATGGGACACTTTGAATTTGGCTCGACGGTTATCCTTCTATTTGAAGAGGACCAGATTGACCTTCTTCAATCGATCCAACCAGGAACGGACATCAAAGTGGGCGAGCCGATCGGGTACAAAATGGAGCAGCTGAAGCGTAAGGTCGAATAG
- a CDS encoding SpoVR family protein gives MSIDEHKELINAIHEITEIAEGFGLDFYEMRYEICPADIIYTFGAYGMPTRFSHWSFGKQFHKMKLQYDLGLSKIYELVINSDPCYAFLLDSNTLIQNKLIIAHVLAHCDFFKNNIRFSNTRRDMVESMTSTAERVAHYEHLYGKKEVEHFLDAILSIQEHIDPSIMRPKLNYHLDADETELEKKATPYDDLWDIDGSNEKKAKPKPSSKRKIPPQPEKDILLFIEEYSRELDDWQRDILSMMREEMLYFWPQLETKIMNEGWASYWHARILREMDLTTDEVIEFAKLNAGVVQPSRTSINPYYLGLKIFENIEECYNDPSEELIKQGVKKGDGRSKIFEVREIESDISFIRNYLTKDLCEKEDLYLFQKQGKDYRITTKQWEEVRDQLVSSRVNGGFPYITVNDGDYLKNGELYLEHHFEDIELDLKYLEKVLPYIYDLWGRAIHMETVVESKPVVYTYDGKGIHKRNL, from the coding sequence ATGAGCATCGACGAACATAAAGAGTTGATCAATGCCATACATGAAATCACGGAAATTGCTGAAGGGTTCGGTCTTGATTTCTATGAGATGCGATATGAAATCTGTCCTGCTGATATCATTTATACATTTGGTGCTTACGGTATGCCGACACGTTTTTCACATTGGAGCTTCGGTAAACAGTTCCATAAGATGAAGCTTCAGTACGATCTAGGTTTGAGTAAAATCTATGAGCTCGTCATCAATTCAGATCCTTGCTATGCCTTTTTGTTGGACAGCAATACCTTGATCCAAAATAAACTGATCATTGCGCACGTGCTTGCCCATTGTGATTTCTTCAAGAACAACATACGGTTCTCGAATACACGCCGGGATATGGTCGAAAGCATGACATCAACTGCAGAACGGGTTGCACATTATGAGCATTTATATGGGAAGAAAGAGGTCGAGCATTTCCTGGATGCAATCTTGTCCATCCAGGAGCATATTGATCCATCCATCATGAGACCGAAGCTCAATTACCATTTGGATGCAGATGAGACGGAGCTAGAGAAGAAGGCAACACCTTACGATGATTTATGGGATATCGATGGGTCTAATGAAAAGAAGGCTAAACCAAAGCCGTCATCAAAACGGAAGATTCCGCCACAGCCTGAAAAAGATATTCTATTATTCATCGAAGAATATAGCCGGGAGCTGGACGATTGGCAGCGGGACATCCTTTCCATGATGCGGGAAGAGATGCTTTATTTCTGGCCGCAGCTCGAAACCAAGATAATGAATGAAGGATGGGCTTCCTACTGGCACGCACGTATTTTGAGAGAGATGGATTTGACGACTGACGAAGTGATTGAATTTGCAAAACTGAATGCGGGCGTGGTCCAGCCATCACGCACATCCATCAATCCGTATTACCTTGGGTTGAAAATCTTTGAAAACATAGAGGAATGTTATAACGATCCATCTGAAGAGTTGATCAAGCAAGGTGTTAAGAAAGGAGATGGACGTAGCAAGATTTTCGAAGTGCGTGAAATTGAATCGGATATCTCGTTCATCCGTAACTACCTGACGAAGGATCTTTGTGAGAAGGAGGATTTATACCTTTTCCAAAAGCAAGGGAAGGATTACCGGATCACAACGAAGCAATGGGAGGAAGTCCGGGACCAATTAGTGAGCAGCAGGGTGAACGGAGGGTTTCCATACATCACGGTAAATGATGGGGATTATTTAAAGAATGGTGAGCTTTATCTTGAGCATCACTTTGAAGATATTGAGCTGGACTTGAAATACCTCGAAAAAGTACTTCCTTATATCTACGATTTATGGGGAAGAGCTATACACATGGAAACAGTGGTTGAAAGCAAGCCTGTTGTCTACACCTATGATGGAAAAGGAATTCATAAACGGAACCTATAA
- a CDS encoding ABC transporter ATP-binding protein, producing the protein MFSVLVKLGWFFKKHWKRYAIAIFLLQIVNIIEVVPPKLIGMAIDEMAIGSLTKERLFQFVGIYVVLLITNYGLNYVWMYQLFGGAFLVERTMRSSFMRHLLKMTPTFYEKHRTGDLMARATNDLKAISMTAGFGILTLIDSTFFLITILFVMGFLISWKLTLAALLPLPIMAILMNRYGKLMHKRFTTAQDSFGELNDQVLESVSGVRVIRAYVQEKSDHKRFEDLAHDVYKKNVSVARVDSLFEPTIKVLVGISYMIGLGYGAYLVFHKTITLGELISFNVYLGMLIWPMFAIGELINIMQRGNASLDRVNNTLDYEPDVKDKEGVQPIDRPTEIKFDNVTFRYPSSQVDNLKGISFTLKQGQTLGIVGKTGSGKTTLIKQLLREYPSGDGSITISGTEIDNIPMDQLQSWLGYVPQQQILFSRSVKENILFGVNDTSQKRLDDVVDLSSLKNDIENLPQGMQTLVGEKGVALSGGQKQRISIARALLVNPEILLLDDAMSAVDGKTEAKIIQSIRNERAGKTTFITTHRLSAVQHADWILVMDEGRVIEEGTHDELLENGGWYKEQYERQQLEDGLSEGVV; encoded by the coding sequence ATGTTTTCAGTATTAGTCAAACTAGGTTGGTTTTTTAAGAAGCATTGGAAAAGATATGCGATCGCCATTTTCTTATTGCAGATCGTGAATATTATTGAAGTCGTCCCTCCGAAATTGATCGGGATGGCGATTGATGAAATGGCCATCGGTTCACTGACGAAAGAGCGTTTGTTTCAATTCGTCGGAATTTATGTCGTGTTATTAATTACGAATTATGGTCTCAATTACGTGTGGATGTACCAGCTTTTCGGGGGTGCATTCCTCGTTGAACGCACAATGCGCTCAAGCTTCATGCGGCATTTGCTCAAAATGACTCCGACCTTTTATGAAAAGCATCGGACGGGTGACTTGATGGCTCGGGCGACCAATGACTTGAAGGCGATTTCGATGACTGCCGGGTTCGGTATCCTGACATTGATCGATTCGACGTTCTTCCTGATTACGATTCTGTTCGTAATGGGCTTTCTTATCAGCTGGAAGCTTACACTGGCAGCTCTGTTGCCATTACCGATCATGGCAATTTTGATGAACCGGTACGGTAAGCTGATGCATAAGCGTTTTACGACAGCTCAGGATTCATTCGGTGAGCTGAATGACCAGGTGCTGGAGTCTGTTTCGGGGGTAAGGGTCATCCGGGCTTATGTGCAGGAGAAGTCCGATCACAAGCGATTTGAGGATCTTGCTCATGATGTTTATAAGAAGAACGTTTCGGTTGCACGTGTCGATTCTTTGTTTGAACCGACGATCAAAGTATTAGTCGGAATCAGTTACATGATCGGTTTAGGGTATGGGGCATATCTTGTGTTCCATAAGACGATCACTCTCGGGGAATTGATCTCCTTCAACGTCTATCTCGGGATGCTGATCTGGCCGATGTTTGCAATCGGAGAATTGATCAACATCATGCAACGGGGGAACGCCTCGTTGGATCGTGTCAACAATACACTTGATTATGAGCCGGATGTGAAGGATAAAGAAGGGGTTCAACCAATCGATCGTCCGACGGAAATCAAGTTCGACAACGTCACGTTCCGTTATCCTAGCTCTCAAGTGGATAATCTGAAAGGGATCTCCTTCACTTTAAAACAAGGGCAAACTCTTGGAATTGTCGGGAAAACAGGAAGTGGGAAGACGACCCTCATCAAACAGCTGTTACGTGAATATCCTTCTGGGGACGGTTCAATCACCATTTCTGGAACGGAAATCGACAACATTCCGATGGATCAACTGCAAAGCTGGCTGGGCTATGTACCTCAGCAGCAGATTCTTTTTTCCAGATCCGTCAAGGAAAATATCCTTTTCGGGGTAAACGATACGAGCCAAAAACGATTGGATGATGTGGTTGATCTTTCCTCGCTTAAAAATGACATTGAAAACCTGCCACAAGGAATGCAGACCCTCGTCGGAGAGAAAGGCGTGGCCCTCTCAGGTGGTCAGAAGCAACGGATCTCGATTGCACGAGCACTTCTTGTGAATCCTGAAATCCTGTTGTTGGATGATGCGATGTCTGCAGTCGATGGAAAAACCGAGGCGAAGATCATTCAGAGCATCCGTAACGAGCGGGCAGGGAAGACGACGTTCATTACGACTCATCGTCTGTCTGCTGTACAGCATGCGGATTGGATTCTCGTCATGGATGAGGGACGCGTGATTGAAGAGGGTACACATGATGAATTATTGGAAAACGGAGGCTGGTACAAAGAGCAATATGAAAGACAACAATTAGAAGACGGCCTCTCAGAAGGTGTGGTGTAA